The Streptomyces durmitorensis genome contains the following window.
GGCCAAGAAGGGCGTGAAGTACGGCATGGTGCCGATGCCCGGGGTGAACGGCAAGGCGCAGGCCACGATGGGCGTCGCCGACTGGATGATGGCCTTCAAGCAGAAGGGCCACCGCGAGGAGATCGGCAAGTTCCTCGACTTCGCCTACAGCACCAAGAACGTCCTGGACTTCTCGCGCGAGTACGACCTGCTGCCCGTGACGACCTCCGCCGCGCAGGAGATGACGGGCAACAAGAACGACAAGGCGCTCGCCGAGTTCCTCGACGAGCTGCCCACCTCGCAGCTGTACCCCGTGGGCAAGACGTCCTGGGCGCAGGTCTCCGTCGACGTCAAGAAGTACATCGGCAAGACCGTCGACGAGAACGGCAATCCGGCGTCGATCCTCGGTCAGATCCAGACCAAGGCGGCGACGGAGGAGAACGCGGAATAGCGTGGCCGGTATGACGGACGACACCGGCCTCTCCGAGCGCGACCGCGCGATCCTCGCCCTGGAGCGCCGCGACTGGGTGAGTGGTCCCGGCGCCAAGGAGCGGGCCGTGCGCGAGCAGCTCGGCCTGGTGCCGGTGCGCTACTACCAGCTCCTGAACGCCCTGCTCGACGACCCCCGCGCCCTGGCGCACGATCCGGTCACCGTCAACCGGCTTCGGCGCGTCAGGGAGTCCCGGCGCGGGGAGCGTTGAGCGTAGGGTCAGGCCCATGGGTGACCTTGTGTACTCTCCCGAGCTGCCCGAGCCCGTGACCGCCGCCGGGCGTGAGGGGCTCGCCGCGCTCCTCGCGCGGCCCGAGAAGGCCGTGATCGCGCTCGACTTCGACGGCACGCTCGCCCCGATCGTGCCCGACCCCGAGCAGGCCCGCGCCCACCCCGACGCCGTCCCCGCACTCGCCGCGCTCGCGCCGAAGGTGCTGTCGGTCGCCGTCGTCACCGGCCGCCCCGCGGGCGTGGCGGTGCGCTACGGCGGCCTCGCGGGCGTCCCCGCCCTCGAACACCTCGTCGTGCTCGGGCACTACGGAGCCGAGCGCTGGGACGCCGTCTCCTCCACCGTGCACGCGGCCGAGCCGCACCCGGGCGTGGCGTCCGTGCGCGCCGAACTGCCCGGCTTCCTGGACACGATCGGTGCCTGGCGCGGCACGTGGATCGAGGAGAAGGGCCGCGCGGTCGCGGTCCACACCCGCCGCGCACAGGACCCGCAGGCCGCCTTCGAGGCGCTGCGCGAGCCCCTCGCCGAGCTGGCGTCCCGCCACGGCCTGATCGTCGAACCGGGCCGCCTGGTCCTGGAGTTGAGGCCCCCGGGCATCGACAAGGGCGTGGCCCTCGCCGACTACGTACGCGAGGTGGGCGCCGAGACCGTCCTGTACGCGGGCGACGACCTGGGCGACCTGCCCGCCTTCGCGGCCGTGGAGAAGCTCCGCTCGGACCAGGTGAAGGGCCTCCTGGTGTGCAGCGGCAGCGGCGAGGTGGCGGAACTGGCCGAGCGGGCCGACCTGGTGGTGGACGGCCCGCGCGGCGTGGTGGCGCTGCTCGGCGTCATCGCCGCTCGACTGGACTGAATCAACCCCCCTGATCCGCAACGAGGTTGGGAAGATCCGGGATCGGGTTGCCGAAGTCGTCGCGGGTGATCCCGTCGTTGACTGCCGTGCCGAGCCCGCGAGCGGGGGAGTGCCGGTGGCATCGCGCGGCTGGAAGGTGTTCCAGTACAGGTCGTTCATGTACGTACTGACGCTGTCCTTGGCGGGAGGAATCCTGCGCACGGGGCGTCTGGCCGC
Protein-coding sequences here:
- a CDS encoding DUF3263 domain-containing protein encodes the protein MTDDTGLSERDRAILALERRDWVSGPGAKERAVREQLGLVPVRYYQLLNALLDDPRALAHDPVTVNRLRRVRESRRGER
- the otsB gene encoding trehalose-phosphatase — translated: MGDLVYSPELPEPVTAAGREGLAALLARPEKAVIALDFDGTLAPIVPDPEQARAHPDAVPALAALAPKVLSVAVVTGRPAGVAVRYGGLAGVPALEHLVVLGHYGAERWDAVSSTVHAAEPHPGVASVRAELPGFLDTIGAWRGTWIEEKGRAVAVHTRRAQDPQAAFEALREPLAELASRHGLIVEPGRLVLELRPPGIDKGVALADYVREVGAETVLYAGDDLGDLPAFAAVEKLRSDQVKGLLVCSGSGEVAELAERADLVVDGPRGVVALLGVIAARLD